A stretch of the Arthrobacter stackebrandtii genome encodes the following:
- a CDS encoding thioredoxin family protein: MATVEITTESFGPTIEGNDIVIVDFWAGWCQPCLRFAPTFEAASEKHSDIVFGKVDTEAQQQLAAEANITSIPTLMAFREKVLVFAQPGALSGTQLDSVIDAVKALDMKEVHAAVAAKQEETAAE, encoded by the coding sequence ATGGCTACAGTTGAAATCACCACTGAATCTTTTGGACCGACCATTGAGGGCAACGACATTGTGATCGTTGATTTTTGGGCGGGATGGTGCCAGCCCTGCCTGCGGTTTGCCCCCACGTTTGAAGCTGCCTCGGAAAAGCATTCCGACATTGTCTTCGGCAAGGTGGACACGGAGGCGCAGCAGCAGCTGGCCGCGGAAGCCAACATCACCTCCATCCCCACGCTCATGGCGTTCCGTGAAAAGGTCCTGGTCTTCGCCCAGCCCGGCGCGCTGAGCGGCACCCAGTTGGACTCCGTCATTGACGCCGTCAAGGCCCTGGACATGAAGGAAGTCCACGCGGCAGTCGCCGCCAAGCAGGAGGAAACCGCCGCAGAGTAG
- a CDS encoding putative quinol monooxygenase encodes MSEIINLKATFIPNEGEFFRVKLALDIAIEQVVEEPGCIQYEITEESEEKIVLTEQWASEEDLDKHSKGIAVQDLNESLSALLAEPVKLERL; translated from the coding sequence ATGAGCGAGATCATCAACCTAAAAGCCACCTTCATCCCCAACGAGGGCGAATTCTTCCGCGTGAAGCTCGCCCTGGACATTGCCATCGAGCAGGTCGTCGAGGAACCCGGCTGCATCCAGTACGAAATCACCGAGGAATCGGAAGAGAAGATTGTGCTGACCGAGCAGTGGGCTTCCGAAGAAGACCTCGACAAGCACAGCAAGGGCATCGCCGTGCAGGACCTCAACGAGTCCCTGAGCGCCCTGCTCGCCGAGCCGGTCAAGCTGGAACGCCTCTAA
- a CDS encoding DNA-3-methyladenine glycosylase family protein, whose protein sequence is MTAAALTAPAAVWDARGPYSLPQTLGILARGPGDTTIRLSPGAAWLAFNTPAGPATLGITQRGAELHARVWGPGADHALVGAPALLGIEDDWSHFDSPAFAASLPHRIREARRRNPAVRLPSTGRVVDALVPAILEQKVTAIEAQRGYATLLRKFGTRAPGTGAHPTMPEDLRVAPTPEQWAAIPSWEWHRAGVGPQRSATVQRMLRSASGLERLGQLPADEAGRKMQSIPGIGVWTAAEVTQRTHGDADQVAVGDYHLAAYVGWALAGRPVDDAGMLELLEPWRGHRQRVVRMLQLSGFRKPSFGPRMTIQDHRGH, encoded by the coding sequence ATGACAGCCGCAGCCCTGACCGCACCCGCCGCGGTCTGGGATGCCCGCGGCCCGTACTCGCTCCCCCAAACACTGGGCATCCTGGCCCGCGGCCCCGGCGACACCACCATCCGCCTCTCACCCGGCGCCGCCTGGCTGGCGTTCAACACCCCCGCCGGCCCAGCCACCCTGGGCATCACCCAGCGCGGCGCCGAGCTGCACGCCCGCGTCTGGGGCCCCGGCGCGGACCACGCGCTGGTCGGTGCGCCGGCGCTGCTCGGCATCGAAGACGACTGGTCCCACTTTGACTCCCCCGCCTTTGCCGCATCGCTCCCCCACCGCATCCGGGAAGCACGACGGCGAAACCCGGCAGTGCGCCTGCCTTCCACCGGGCGGGTGGTTGACGCGCTGGTGCCGGCCATCCTTGAGCAAAAGGTCACCGCGATTGAGGCCCAGCGGGGCTACGCCACGCTGTTGCGGAAGTTTGGCACCCGCGCGCCCGGCACCGGAGCCCATCCGACCATGCCGGAAGACTTGAGGGTGGCGCCCACACCAGAGCAGTGGGCCGCCATCCCCTCGTGGGAATGGCACAGGGCGGGTGTTGGACCACAGCGCTCGGCGACGGTGCAGCGGATGCTGCGCTCGGCGTCGGGCCTGGAACGGCTGGGCCAACTCCCCGCGGACGAGGCAGGACGGAAAATGCAATCCATCCCCGGCATCGGGGTATGGACGGCTGCGGAAGTCACGCAGCGCACGCACGGCGACGCCGACCAGGTTGCCGTGGGCGACTACCACCTGGCCGCCTATGTGGGCTGGGCGCTGGCCGGGAGGCCTGTGGATGATGCCGGCATGCTGGAGCTGCTGGAACCGTGGCGCGGGCACCGGCAGCGCGTGGTGCGGATGCTGCAGCTGAGCGGATTCCGCAAGCCCTCGTTCGGGCCGCGCATGACCATCCAGGACCACCGCGGGCACTGA